One region of Drosophila teissieri strain GT53w chromosome 2L, Prin_Dtei_1.1, whole genome shotgun sequence genomic DNA includes:
- the LOC122611583 gene encoding lysine-specific demethylase 6A isoform X3 produces MGQLSFEDDCLIRELDSRYYGFLDLSNSKNAEIRNLVQQTITNFQNYIANGQVHESKNFSDNKNAIQKFEPSTEAGEHMENTSSQNNDETKPFDKDANERESIIEEKPQDDNYVNALCKLGHLHLLLGEYSEALSAYQKYLRFRENNYWTNHAFIYGIGVAYFKLRCFKWAIKSFQELLYLSPNFTCANEVHLRLGLMLKHCGEFHIAQKHLQLALLYTYPSTFSELQVKFQIAHLYEVQNKHKAAKDGYEFLLNEKNISLELKADVYRQLGWMYHCVECLGEKKEREANALNFLQKSIEADPKSGQSLYLLGRCYAGINKVHDAFLAYRNSVEKSEGNADTWCSIGVLYQQQNQPTDALQAYICAVQLDKDHKAAWTNLGILYESCGQLRDAYACYLNATKQISFQKSSLIRKKQVIRIKKDSIGLSKGLSQRITFLEGQLSQAPLPSITSKRRQLCSIEEAWNLPISLEMNSRQQQTAQMLPRQVTKQSPVQGPPPPYPHSQLSQSPIPSKRIKEDGPGQHELTQNNGQTSGPNLKDISESLNQRNFNAMPESNKNSEQSVVDTFDEISNDIYKQNESIKLERLSHDALSNNEDSRHDYIGADNADLSTTFKIQMDSKQLMAAVKLLPIDEPPVHCTILQVNAPPPSPPDCPPQKLTRDQLLPPTPSVHLENKKNAFSPQLQEFCLKHPIAVVRGLAGALKLDLGLFSTKTLVEANPDHSVEVRTQVHQSPDENWDTSQGKRVWACISHRSHTTIAKYAQYQASSFQDSLKDESDKGFPGSQAMSDSDSKDSVSNSNIVLKRKKHKINSKMLRFGTNVDLSDEKKWKPQLTELQKLPAFARVISAANMLSHVGHVILGMNTVQLYMKVPGSRTPGHQENNNFCSININIGPGDCEWFAVPDAYWGGVHNLCEKNNISYLHGSWWPVLEDLYKENIPVYRFIQKPGDLVWVNAGCVHWVQSIGWCNNIAWNVGPLTARQYSLAIERYEWNKVQAFKSIVPMVHLSWNLARNIKVSDTKLFELIKMCLLQTLKNVLHIQEYVKSKGVEIRFNGRGKNEASHYCGQCEVEVFNVLFIKEQEKRHVVHCLSCALKLSPSLQGIVCLEEYRLSELQRVYDSFTLHRTQGLAYTQ; encoded by the exons ATGGGGCAACTTTCCTTCGAGGATGATTGCCTGATCCGAGAGCTAGATAG TCGGTACTACGGCTTTTTGGACTTGTCCAATTCGAAAAATGCGGAAATAAGGAATCTCGTTCAGCAGACCATTACGAACTTTCAAAACTACATTGCAAATGGTCAGGTGCATGAATCGAAGAACTTCAGTGATAACAAAAATGCTATACAAAAGTTTGAACCCTCAACTGAAGCAGGTGAACATATGGAAAACACATCGTCACAAAACAATGACGAGACCAAACCATTCGATAAAGATGCTAATGAAAGGGAGTCCATCATTGAAGAAAAACCCCAAGATGACAATTACGTTAACGCTCTTTGTAAACTTGGCCACCTGCATCTTCTACTCGGCGAATACTCTGAAG CCCTATCAGCGTACCAAAAGTACTTACGTTTTCGAGAAAACAATTACTGGACAAACCATGCATTTATTTACGGAATAGGCGTTGCTTATTTTAAGCTACGGTGCTTTAAATG GGCCATCAAATCGTTTCAGGAGCTTTTATACCTAAGTCCCAATTTTACATGTGCAAATGAGGTCCATTTGCGTCTAGGTCTTATGCTAAAACATTGCGGGGAGTTTCATATTGCCCAAAAACATTTGCAATTGGCGCTGCTTTACACATATCCTTCGACCTTTTCAGAACTTCAGG TAAAATTTCAAATCGCACACTTGTATGAAGTTCAAAACAAGCACAAGGCGGCAAAGGATGGCTACGAATTTCTTCTAAATGAGAAAAACATCTCTTTGGAGCTTAAAGCAGATGTTTATCGACAATTAG GATGGATGTACCATTGCGTAGAATGCCTAGGCGAAAAAAAGGAACGTGAAGCAAACGCATtaaattttctacaaaaatcaattgaagCTGACCCAAAGAGTGGACAATCATTATATTTACTAGGAAGGTGTTACGCCGGCATCAATAAGGTCCACGATGCTTTCCTAGCATACCGCAACTCGGTGGAAAAAAGTGAGGGGAATGCTGATACTTGGTGCTCAATCGG CGTCTTATATCAGCAACAAAATCAACCCACGGATGCCCTTCAAGCTTACATATGTGCTGTGCAATTGGATAAAGACCATAAGGCCGCGTGGACCAATCTGGGTATACTTTACGAAAGCTGTGGTCAATTACGAGATGCCTATGCTTGCTACTTAAATGCAACCAAACAAATATCATTCCAG AAGTCTTCATTAATTCGAAAAAAACAAGTAATACGTATAAAAAAGGACTCAATAGGACTGTCTAAAGGCCTGTCTCAGAGAATCACTTTCTTGGAGGGCCAGCTCAGTCAAGCACCATTGCCGAGTATTACATCGAAGCGCCGCCAGCTGTGTTCAATCGAAGAAGCTTGGAACCTGCCAATATCATTAGAAATGAACTCTCGCCAACAACAAACTGCGCAGATGCTACCAAGACAGGTCACAAAGCAAAGTCCAGTACAG GGACCGCCACCACCTTATCCGCATAGCCAACTCAGCCAAAGTCCCATACCTTCGAAACGTATTAAGGAAGATGGCCCAGGCCAACATGAATTAACACAAAACAACGGTCAGACATCTGGGCCAAATCTAAAAG ACATTTCGGAATCTTTAAACCAGCGAAACTTCAACGCCATGCCGGAGAGCAACAAAAACTCGGAGCAAAGTGTTGTAGACACCTTTGACGAAATCTCGAATGATATTTATAAACAGAATGAGTCTATTAAGCTCGAACGTTTAAGCCACGATGCACTTAGTAACAATGAGGACTCGAGGCACGATTATATTGGTGCTGACAACGCCGACCTATCAACCACGTTCAAAATACAAATGGACTCAAAGCAGTTGATGGCAGCTGTGAAGCTGCTGCCAATCGACGAACCGCCCGTGCACTGCACCATTTTGCAAGTAAATGCGCCCCCGCCATCTCCGCCTGATTGCCCACCGCAGAAACTTACGCGAGATCAACTCCTGCCACCCACACCCTCGGTTCATTTAGAAAATAAGAAGAACGCGTTCAGCCCCCAGTTACAGGAGTTTTGCCTGAAACATCCGATTGCCGTTGTACGCGGTTTGGCGGGCGCTTTGAAGCTAGATCTCGGTCTCTTTTCGACCAAAACGTTAGTGGAAGCCAACCCGGACCATAGTGTTGAGGTCCGGACACAAGTTCACCAGTCTCCCGATGAAAATTGGGACACTTCGCAGGGCAAGAGAGTCTGGGCATGCATTTCTCATCGTTCTCACACAACAATAGCCAAATATGCCCAATATCAGGCCTCCAGTTTTCAAGACAGCTTGAAG GATGAAAGCGATAAAGGTTTCCCTGGCTCACAAGCAATGTCGGACTCAGACTCGAAGGACTCGGTATCCAATTCAAACATTGTTCTAAAGcgtaaaaaacacaaaattaacAGCAAAATGTTGAG GTTCGGGACCAACGTGGACCTCTCCGATGAAAAGAAATGGAAGCCACAACTTACAGAGCTACAAAAACTGCCAGCCTTTGCGCGAGTTATATCTGCTGCCAATATGCTTTCTCACGTGGGCCACGTCATATTGGGCATGAACACCGTTCAGCTGTACATGAAGGTACCCGGAAGTAGGACGCCTGGCCACCAAGAGAACAACAACTTCTGCTcaatcaacatcaacatcggTCCCGGAGACTGTGAATGGTTTGCCGTCCCGGATGCCTACTGGGGCGGCGTTCACAATCTGTGCGAGAAGAACAACATCAGCTATTTGCACGGCTCGTGGTGGCCCGTCCTGGAAGATTTATACAAGGAGAATATACCAGTTTATAGATTTATACAAAAACCCGGAGACTTGGTTTGGGTGAATGCCGG ATGCGTGCACTGGGTTCAGTCGATCGGATGGTGCAACAACATTGCGTGGAACGTTGGACCTTTAACTGCCCGCCAGTATTCTCTTGCCATCGAGCGATATGAGTGGAATAAAGTGCAGGCTTTCAAGAGCATTGTTCCGATGGTGCATTTAAGCTGGAATCTTGCAAGGAATATTAAAGTGTCCGATACCAAACTTTTCGAGCTGATAAA aaTGTGTTTGCTGCAAACGCTGAAAAACGTATTACACATACAAGAGTATGTCAAATCGAAAGGTGTGGAAATACGTTTCAATGGACGCGGCAAGAACGAAGCATCCCATTACTGCGGACAATGCGAG GTTGAAGTTTTCAATGTGCTGTTCatcaaggagcaggagaaacGACACGTGGTCCACTGCCTTTCGTGCGCCCTGAAGCTATCTCCATCGCTCCAGGGTATCGTTTGCCTCGAGGAGTATCGCCTGTCTGAGCTGCAACGCGTGTACGATTCGTTTACTTTACACAGAACCCAAGGACTAGCATACACTCAGTAG
- the LOC122611583 gene encoding lysine-specific demethylase 6A isoform X2, producing MGQLSFEDDCLIRELDSRYYGFLDLSNSKNAEIRNLVQQTITNFQNYIANGQVHESKNFSDNKNAIQKFEPSTEAGEHMENTSSQNNDETKPFDKDANERESIIEEKPQDDNYVNALCKLGHLHLLLGEYSEALSAYQKYLRFRENNYWTNHAFIYGIGVAYFKLRCFKWAIKSFQELLYLSPNFTCANEVHLRLGLMLKHCGEFHIAQKHLQLALLYTYPSTFSELQVKFQIAHLYEVQNKHKAAKDGYEFLLNEKNISLELKADVYRQLGWMYHCVECLGEKKEREANALNFLQKSIEADPKSGQSLYLLGRCYAGINKVHDAFLAYRNSVEKSEGNADTWCSIGVLYQQQNQPTDALQAYICAVQLDKDHKAAWTNLGILYESCGQLRDAYACYLNATKQISFQSSLIRKKQVIRIKKDSIGLSKGLSQRITFLEGQLSQAPLPSITSKRRQLCSIEEAWNLPISLEMNSRQQQTAQMLPRQVTKQSPVQGPPPPYPHSQLSQSPIPSKRIKEDGPGQHELTQNNGQTSGPNLKDISESLNQRNFNAMPESNKNSEQSVVDTFDEISNDIYKQNESIKLERLSHDALSNNEDSRHDYIGADNADLSTTFKIQMDSKQLMAAVKLLPIDEPPVHCTILQVNAPPPSPPDCPPQKLTRDQLLPPTPSVHLENKKNAFSPQLQEFCLKHPIAVVRGLAGALKLDLGLFSTKTLVEANPDHSVEVRTQVHQSPDENWDTSQGKRVWACISHRSHTTIAKYAQYQASSFQDSLKLILPQDESDKGFPGSQAMSDSDSKDSVSNSNIVLKRKKHKINSKMLRFGTNVDLSDEKKWKPQLTELQKLPAFARVISAANMLSHVGHVILGMNTVQLYMKVPGSRTPGHQENNNFCSININIGPGDCEWFAVPDAYWGGVHNLCEKNNISYLHGSWWPVLEDLYKENIPVYRFIQKPGDLVWVNAGCVHWVQSIGWCNNIAWNVGPLTARQYSLAIERYEWNKVQAFKSIVPMVHLSWNLARNIKVSDTKLFELIKMCLLQTLKNVLHIQEYVKSKGVEIRFNGRGKNEASHYCGQCEVEVFNVLFIKEQEKRHVVHCLSCALKLSPSLQGIVCLEEYRLSELQRVYDSFTLHRTQGLAYTQ from the exons ATGGGGCAACTTTCCTTCGAGGATGATTGCCTGATCCGAGAGCTAGATAG TCGGTACTACGGCTTTTTGGACTTGTCCAATTCGAAAAATGCGGAAATAAGGAATCTCGTTCAGCAGACCATTACGAACTTTCAAAACTACATTGCAAATGGTCAGGTGCATGAATCGAAGAACTTCAGTGATAACAAAAATGCTATACAAAAGTTTGAACCCTCAACTGAAGCAGGTGAACATATGGAAAACACATCGTCACAAAACAATGACGAGACCAAACCATTCGATAAAGATGCTAATGAAAGGGAGTCCATCATTGAAGAAAAACCCCAAGATGACAATTACGTTAACGCTCTTTGTAAACTTGGCCACCTGCATCTTCTACTCGGCGAATACTCTGAAG CCCTATCAGCGTACCAAAAGTACTTACGTTTTCGAGAAAACAATTACTGGACAAACCATGCATTTATTTACGGAATAGGCGTTGCTTATTTTAAGCTACGGTGCTTTAAATG GGCCATCAAATCGTTTCAGGAGCTTTTATACCTAAGTCCCAATTTTACATGTGCAAATGAGGTCCATTTGCGTCTAGGTCTTATGCTAAAACATTGCGGGGAGTTTCATATTGCCCAAAAACATTTGCAATTGGCGCTGCTTTACACATATCCTTCGACCTTTTCAGAACTTCAGG TAAAATTTCAAATCGCACACTTGTATGAAGTTCAAAACAAGCACAAGGCGGCAAAGGATGGCTACGAATTTCTTCTAAATGAGAAAAACATCTCTTTGGAGCTTAAAGCAGATGTTTATCGACAATTAG GATGGATGTACCATTGCGTAGAATGCCTAGGCGAAAAAAAGGAACGTGAAGCAAACGCATtaaattttctacaaaaatcaattgaagCTGACCCAAAGAGTGGACAATCATTATATTTACTAGGAAGGTGTTACGCCGGCATCAATAAGGTCCACGATGCTTTCCTAGCATACCGCAACTCGGTGGAAAAAAGTGAGGGGAATGCTGATACTTGGTGCTCAATCGG CGTCTTATATCAGCAACAAAATCAACCCACGGATGCCCTTCAAGCTTACATATGTGCTGTGCAATTGGATAAAGACCATAAGGCCGCGTGGACCAATCTGGGTATACTTTACGAAAGCTGTGGTCAATTACGAGATGCCTATGCTTGCTACTTAAATGCAACCAAACAAATATCATTCCAG TCTTCATTAATTCGAAAAAAACAAGTAATACGTATAAAAAAGGACTCAATAGGACTGTCTAAAGGCCTGTCTCAGAGAATCACTTTCTTGGAGGGCCAGCTCAGTCAAGCACCATTGCCGAGTATTACATCGAAGCGCCGCCAGCTGTGTTCAATCGAAGAAGCTTGGAACCTGCCAATATCATTAGAAATGAACTCTCGCCAACAACAAACTGCGCAGATGCTACCAAGACAGGTCACAAAGCAAAGTCCAGTACAG GGACCGCCACCACCTTATCCGCATAGCCAACTCAGCCAAAGTCCCATACCTTCGAAACGTATTAAGGAAGATGGCCCAGGCCAACATGAATTAACACAAAACAACGGTCAGACATCTGGGCCAAATCTAAAAG ACATTTCGGAATCTTTAAACCAGCGAAACTTCAACGCCATGCCGGAGAGCAACAAAAACTCGGAGCAAAGTGTTGTAGACACCTTTGACGAAATCTCGAATGATATTTATAAACAGAATGAGTCTATTAAGCTCGAACGTTTAAGCCACGATGCACTTAGTAACAATGAGGACTCGAGGCACGATTATATTGGTGCTGACAACGCCGACCTATCAACCACGTTCAAAATACAAATGGACTCAAAGCAGTTGATGGCAGCTGTGAAGCTGCTGCCAATCGACGAACCGCCCGTGCACTGCACCATTTTGCAAGTAAATGCGCCCCCGCCATCTCCGCCTGATTGCCCACCGCAGAAACTTACGCGAGATCAACTCCTGCCACCCACACCCTCGGTTCATTTAGAAAATAAGAAGAACGCGTTCAGCCCCCAGTTACAGGAGTTTTGCCTGAAACATCCGATTGCCGTTGTACGCGGTTTGGCGGGCGCTTTGAAGCTAGATCTCGGTCTCTTTTCGACCAAAACGTTAGTGGAAGCCAACCCGGACCATAGTGTTGAGGTCCGGACACAAGTTCACCAGTCTCCCGATGAAAATTGGGACACTTCGCAGGGCAAGAGAGTCTGGGCATGCATTTCTCATCGTTCTCACACAACAATAGCCAAATATGCCCAATATCAGGCCTCCAGTTTTCAAGACAGCTTGAAG CTTATTTTACCGCAGGATGAAAGCGATAAAGGTTTCCCTGGCTCACAAGCAATGTCGGACTCAGACTCGAAGGACTCGGTATCCAATTCAAACATTGTTCTAAAGcgtaaaaaacacaaaattaacAGCAAAATGTTGAG GTTCGGGACCAACGTGGACCTCTCCGATGAAAAGAAATGGAAGCCACAACTTACAGAGCTACAAAAACTGCCAGCCTTTGCGCGAGTTATATCTGCTGCCAATATGCTTTCTCACGTGGGCCACGTCATATTGGGCATGAACACCGTTCAGCTGTACATGAAGGTACCCGGAAGTAGGACGCCTGGCCACCAAGAGAACAACAACTTCTGCTcaatcaacatcaacatcggTCCCGGAGACTGTGAATGGTTTGCCGTCCCGGATGCCTACTGGGGCGGCGTTCACAATCTGTGCGAGAAGAACAACATCAGCTATTTGCACGGCTCGTGGTGGCCCGTCCTGGAAGATTTATACAAGGAGAATATACCAGTTTATAGATTTATACAAAAACCCGGAGACTTGGTTTGGGTGAATGCCGG ATGCGTGCACTGGGTTCAGTCGATCGGATGGTGCAACAACATTGCGTGGAACGTTGGACCTTTAACTGCCCGCCAGTATTCTCTTGCCATCGAGCGATATGAGTGGAATAAAGTGCAGGCTTTCAAGAGCATTGTTCCGATGGTGCATTTAAGCTGGAATCTTGCAAGGAATATTAAAGTGTCCGATACCAAACTTTTCGAGCTGATAAA aaTGTGTTTGCTGCAAACGCTGAAAAACGTATTACACATACAAGAGTATGTCAAATCGAAAGGTGTGGAAATACGTTTCAATGGACGCGGCAAGAACGAAGCATCCCATTACTGCGGACAATGCGAG GTTGAAGTTTTCAATGTGCTGTTCatcaaggagcaggagaaacGACACGTGGTCCACTGCCTTTCGTGCGCCCTGAAGCTATCTCCATCGCTCCAGGGTATCGTTTGCCTCGAGGAGTATCGCCTGTCTGAGCTGCAACGCGTGTACGATTCGTTTACTTTACACAGAACCCAAGGACTAGCATACACTCAGTAG
- the LOC122611583 gene encoding lysine-specific demethylase 6A isoform X1: MGQLSFEDDCLIRELDSRYYGFLDLSNSKNAEIRNLVQQTITNFQNYIANGQVHESKNFSDNKNAIQKFEPSTEAGEHMENTSSQNNDETKPFDKDANERESIIEEKPQDDNYVNALCKLGHLHLLLGEYSEALSAYQKYLRFRENNYWTNHAFIYGIGVAYFKLRCFKWAIKSFQELLYLSPNFTCANEVHLRLGLMLKHCGEFHIAQKHLQLALLYTYPSTFSELQVKFQIAHLYEVQNKHKAAKDGYEFLLNEKNISLELKADVYRQLGWMYHCVECLGEKKEREANALNFLQKSIEADPKSGQSLYLLGRCYAGINKVHDAFLAYRNSVEKSEGNADTWCSIGVLYQQQNQPTDALQAYICAVQLDKDHKAAWTNLGILYESCGQLRDAYACYLNATKQISFQKSSLIRKKQVIRIKKDSIGLSKGLSQRITFLEGQLSQAPLPSITSKRRQLCSIEEAWNLPISLEMNSRQQQTAQMLPRQVTKQSPVQGPPPPYPHSQLSQSPIPSKRIKEDGPGQHELTQNNGQTSGPNLKDISESLNQRNFNAMPESNKNSEQSVVDTFDEISNDIYKQNESIKLERLSHDALSNNEDSRHDYIGADNADLSTTFKIQMDSKQLMAAVKLLPIDEPPVHCTILQVNAPPPSPPDCPPQKLTRDQLLPPTPSVHLENKKNAFSPQLQEFCLKHPIAVVRGLAGALKLDLGLFSTKTLVEANPDHSVEVRTQVHQSPDENWDTSQGKRVWACISHRSHTTIAKYAQYQASSFQDSLKLILPQDESDKGFPGSQAMSDSDSKDSVSNSNIVLKRKKHKINSKMLRFGTNVDLSDEKKWKPQLTELQKLPAFARVISAANMLSHVGHVILGMNTVQLYMKVPGSRTPGHQENNNFCSININIGPGDCEWFAVPDAYWGGVHNLCEKNNISYLHGSWWPVLEDLYKENIPVYRFIQKPGDLVWVNAGCVHWVQSIGWCNNIAWNVGPLTARQYSLAIERYEWNKVQAFKSIVPMVHLSWNLARNIKVSDTKLFELIKMCLLQTLKNVLHIQEYVKSKGVEIRFNGRGKNEASHYCGQCEVEVFNVLFIKEQEKRHVVHCLSCALKLSPSLQGIVCLEEYRLSELQRVYDSFTLHRTQGLAYTQ, encoded by the exons ATGGGGCAACTTTCCTTCGAGGATGATTGCCTGATCCGAGAGCTAGATAG TCGGTACTACGGCTTTTTGGACTTGTCCAATTCGAAAAATGCGGAAATAAGGAATCTCGTTCAGCAGACCATTACGAACTTTCAAAACTACATTGCAAATGGTCAGGTGCATGAATCGAAGAACTTCAGTGATAACAAAAATGCTATACAAAAGTTTGAACCCTCAACTGAAGCAGGTGAACATATGGAAAACACATCGTCACAAAACAATGACGAGACCAAACCATTCGATAAAGATGCTAATGAAAGGGAGTCCATCATTGAAGAAAAACCCCAAGATGACAATTACGTTAACGCTCTTTGTAAACTTGGCCACCTGCATCTTCTACTCGGCGAATACTCTGAAG CCCTATCAGCGTACCAAAAGTACTTACGTTTTCGAGAAAACAATTACTGGACAAACCATGCATTTATTTACGGAATAGGCGTTGCTTATTTTAAGCTACGGTGCTTTAAATG GGCCATCAAATCGTTTCAGGAGCTTTTATACCTAAGTCCCAATTTTACATGTGCAAATGAGGTCCATTTGCGTCTAGGTCTTATGCTAAAACATTGCGGGGAGTTTCATATTGCCCAAAAACATTTGCAATTGGCGCTGCTTTACACATATCCTTCGACCTTTTCAGAACTTCAGG TAAAATTTCAAATCGCACACTTGTATGAAGTTCAAAACAAGCACAAGGCGGCAAAGGATGGCTACGAATTTCTTCTAAATGAGAAAAACATCTCTTTGGAGCTTAAAGCAGATGTTTATCGACAATTAG GATGGATGTACCATTGCGTAGAATGCCTAGGCGAAAAAAAGGAACGTGAAGCAAACGCATtaaattttctacaaaaatcaattgaagCTGACCCAAAGAGTGGACAATCATTATATTTACTAGGAAGGTGTTACGCCGGCATCAATAAGGTCCACGATGCTTTCCTAGCATACCGCAACTCGGTGGAAAAAAGTGAGGGGAATGCTGATACTTGGTGCTCAATCGG CGTCTTATATCAGCAACAAAATCAACCCACGGATGCCCTTCAAGCTTACATATGTGCTGTGCAATTGGATAAAGACCATAAGGCCGCGTGGACCAATCTGGGTATACTTTACGAAAGCTGTGGTCAATTACGAGATGCCTATGCTTGCTACTTAAATGCAACCAAACAAATATCATTCCAG AAGTCTTCATTAATTCGAAAAAAACAAGTAATACGTATAAAAAAGGACTCAATAGGACTGTCTAAAGGCCTGTCTCAGAGAATCACTTTCTTGGAGGGCCAGCTCAGTCAAGCACCATTGCCGAGTATTACATCGAAGCGCCGCCAGCTGTGTTCAATCGAAGAAGCTTGGAACCTGCCAATATCATTAGAAATGAACTCTCGCCAACAACAAACTGCGCAGATGCTACCAAGACAGGTCACAAAGCAAAGTCCAGTACAG GGACCGCCACCACCTTATCCGCATAGCCAACTCAGCCAAAGTCCCATACCTTCGAAACGTATTAAGGAAGATGGCCCAGGCCAACATGAATTAACACAAAACAACGGTCAGACATCTGGGCCAAATCTAAAAG ACATTTCGGAATCTTTAAACCAGCGAAACTTCAACGCCATGCCGGAGAGCAACAAAAACTCGGAGCAAAGTGTTGTAGACACCTTTGACGAAATCTCGAATGATATTTATAAACAGAATGAGTCTATTAAGCTCGAACGTTTAAGCCACGATGCACTTAGTAACAATGAGGACTCGAGGCACGATTATATTGGTGCTGACAACGCCGACCTATCAACCACGTTCAAAATACAAATGGACTCAAAGCAGTTGATGGCAGCTGTGAAGCTGCTGCCAATCGACGAACCGCCCGTGCACTGCACCATTTTGCAAGTAAATGCGCCCCCGCCATCTCCGCCTGATTGCCCACCGCAGAAACTTACGCGAGATCAACTCCTGCCACCCACACCCTCGGTTCATTTAGAAAATAAGAAGAACGCGTTCAGCCCCCAGTTACAGGAGTTTTGCCTGAAACATCCGATTGCCGTTGTACGCGGTTTGGCGGGCGCTTTGAAGCTAGATCTCGGTCTCTTTTCGACCAAAACGTTAGTGGAAGCCAACCCGGACCATAGTGTTGAGGTCCGGACACAAGTTCACCAGTCTCCCGATGAAAATTGGGACACTTCGCAGGGCAAGAGAGTCTGGGCATGCATTTCTCATCGTTCTCACACAACAATAGCCAAATATGCCCAATATCAGGCCTCCAGTTTTCAAGACAGCTTGAAG CTTATTTTACCGCAGGATGAAAGCGATAAAGGTTTCCCTGGCTCACAAGCAATGTCGGACTCAGACTCGAAGGACTCGGTATCCAATTCAAACATTGTTCTAAAGcgtaaaaaacacaaaattaacAGCAAAATGTTGAG GTTCGGGACCAACGTGGACCTCTCCGATGAAAAGAAATGGAAGCCACAACTTACAGAGCTACAAAAACTGCCAGCCTTTGCGCGAGTTATATCTGCTGCCAATATGCTTTCTCACGTGGGCCACGTCATATTGGGCATGAACACCGTTCAGCTGTACATGAAGGTACCCGGAAGTAGGACGCCTGGCCACCAAGAGAACAACAACTTCTGCTcaatcaacatcaacatcggTCCCGGAGACTGTGAATGGTTTGCCGTCCCGGATGCCTACTGGGGCGGCGTTCACAATCTGTGCGAGAAGAACAACATCAGCTATTTGCACGGCTCGTGGTGGCCCGTCCTGGAAGATTTATACAAGGAGAATATACCAGTTTATAGATTTATACAAAAACCCGGAGACTTGGTTTGGGTGAATGCCGG ATGCGTGCACTGGGTTCAGTCGATCGGATGGTGCAACAACATTGCGTGGAACGTTGGACCTTTAACTGCCCGCCAGTATTCTCTTGCCATCGAGCGATATGAGTGGAATAAAGTGCAGGCTTTCAAGAGCATTGTTCCGATGGTGCATTTAAGCTGGAATCTTGCAAGGAATATTAAAGTGTCCGATACCAAACTTTTCGAGCTGATAAA aaTGTGTTTGCTGCAAACGCTGAAAAACGTATTACACATACAAGAGTATGTCAAATCGAAAGGTGTGGAAATACGTTTCAATGGACGCGGCAAGAACGAAGCATCCCATTACTGCGGACAATGCGAG GTTGAAGTTTTCAATGTGCTGTTCatcaaggagcaggagaaacGACACGTGGTCCACTGCCTTTCGTGCGCCCTGAAGCTATCTCCATCGCTCCAGGGTATCGTTTGCCTCGAGGAGTATCGCCTGTCTGAGCTGCAACGCGTGTACGATTCGTTTACTTTACACAGAACCCAAGGACTAGCATACACTCAGTAG